A segment of the Halovivax limisalsi genome:
GGCGTGACGCTCTCGGAGGCGAACGACTTGCTGAACGTCTCGACCACGACGATCGAAGGGACGGTCGTCGGCGAACACAGCGGTGAGCCGGTCGAGGCCGCGACCGTCGGCCTCAAGGGGACCGGACTCGCCACCTACACCGATTCCGACGGCGAGTTCACGATCGAAGACGTCCCGACCGGGACCGACCACACCGTCGTCACGCCCGACGGCGTCGCGTACGCGACGGACAACACGTCGGCGTCGGCGGGCGATACGGGCGTCTCACTCACTCCCGAAGAGACGACCTACCTCACCAACGAGAGCTTCACGGCCCCGGGGACCCTGAACATCAGCGAACAGTTCAGCATCGACGTCAACGTGACGAATCTCGGCGTCGAGACCGCCGAAGATGCGGAGTTCCAGCTCCGGATCGGGGAGAACGTGACCGACCCGGCCGCCGACATCATGGCGGACAACGAGACGTTCATCGTCAACGCCACCACCGCGACGGTCGAAAGCGGTGAGACCGTCACGATCACGTTCGAGGAGACGATCCGGTCGTTCCACCCGACGGGCGACCAGAGCCTCACGGTCGCCACGCCCGACGTGATCGCCCCGGTGCAGAACATCACGATCGGCGAGGCGAGCACGAACGTAGCCGGCTCGTCGACCGGAGTGGCGGAACGGTACATCCCGACACTCACACCAACCGATACCGTGAGCCTGGAAGCAGCTGACGGCTAACAGACGCTATCCATCTCTCTATGTACCTATGACACAGCACATGATACGACGCCGGGGCAGATCGGGGCGGCTGCTCGCGACGAGCCTCGCCCTCATCGTCCTCCTGTCGGCCGCGGGTGCGGGAGCCATCGCGGCACCGGCACTCGCGCAGGATGACGAACCACCCGCCCTTCCTGCCGCGTACTATGGCGAGGTACTCATCGACGGCGAACCGGCGCCCGAAGGGACGCTCGTGACCGCCTACGTCGGCGGGGAAAAGCGCGGCTCGATCAGCGTCGGTGCCGACGGCCAGTTCGGCCGCCCCGCCATCGGCGAGGAGAAACTCGAGGTTCCCGGCGACTCCGAAGACGCCAGCGAGCCCGTCACCTTCCGCGTCAACGGCCAGACGGTCGACGCCGAACCGGCGGTCACGTGGGCCTCCAGCGATCTCCAGGAGGTGACGCTCTCTGGCTCCGACATCGGCGAGCGCTCCTACCAGGTCTCGATCGACGATGAGGAATCGACGACCGAGATCCAGCCCAACGACTCGGCGACCGTCGCCGCGGTCGTCGAGAACACCGGCGAGGTGACCACGCCTACGACCGTCGAGTTCAGCCTCGACGGCGGGGACTTCGACGGCGACGTCGTCGGCAAACGGACCATCGAGGGGCTGGCACCCGGGGAAACCACGACGATTCCATTCGCCGTCCGGCTGGACGACGAGGGCGAGTACGAGGCGACGGTCGATCTGATCGACTTCGGCTCGGCGACGACCACGATCACGGTCGACGAGGACGCCGGCTCCGCACCGGGGCCGTCGCTCCCGCCCGCGCCGTCGGACCCGAGTGAGCCGAACCTGCAGGTGACGGCGGCGACGCTCAGCGATTCGACCGTCGCGGTCGGTGCGTCGGTCACCGCGGAGGGGACCATCGAGAACCTCGGTGAGGCCGAGGGGACGGCGACTGTCTCGCTCGCCATCGACGGCGAGGCGGTCGCCAGCGAGGAGGTGACGCTCAAAGGTGGCGCGACCACGGCCGTCAGCTTCGAGCACACCTTCGAGGAAGCCGGTACCTATGAGGTCAGCGTCGGCGGCACCACCGCCGGCACCGTCACCGTCGAGGAGCCGTCCGGCGACGGCGAGGACGGTGAAGACGGTACGGACGACGGCGAGGACGGTGAAGACGGCACGGACGGCGCGGATGGCGGGGACGACGATTCGATCCCCGGCTTCGGTGCCATCGCCGCGCTGATCGCCACGCTCGCGCTCGCGGGTCGGCGAATCGTGAACTGATCACCCGTCCCGCCACGCGGTTTCGAACGGAGACGCGTTATCGAAAACTGAGGAAGTCGCGCAGTCGATCGTTCACCACTCGATCGGCTTCGACCCCGACCAGGTGCCCGGCCTCGTCCACGACCTCGCACTCGGCGTTCGGGAGCCGGTCGGCCAGTTCCCACGCCGCGTCGACCGGAACGAGTCGGTCCGCGTCGCCGTGGACGACGAGGGTTGGCACGTCGACGCGGTCGAGCCAGTCGGTCGCGTCGAAGCGTTCCCACGCGACCACGCCCGCCTCGAGGGCGGCCTGGCTCGGTCCCTGCATCGCCTGCCAGTCGATCACCTCGTCAACCAGGCGTGGGTGTCGGGCGAGGAACGGTTGCGAGAAGTACGGGCGCAATCGATTGCGAACGCGCAACCGCTCGGTCGACCCGTCGGGATCGAGGATTGTCTCGCGGATCTCCGCCGGCAGGTCGAACGCTGCACCGCCAGCGTGAGCGCCGACGAGGGCGAGCGATTCCGCCCGCCGGTAGGCCCGGGCGTGTTCGATCGCGACGGCGGCGCCGAGGCCCTGGCCGACGAGGTGGACCGAGCGCTCGCCGACGTCCGCGAGAACGGCCTCCAGATCCGCCGCCAGCCCGGCGACGGAGTAGGCGGCTCGGCGGGCCAGAACCGGCCGGCGGATCCGGCCCGGTAGTCGCGGGACGAGGGGGCCGAGTCCGTCGTCCGATCGAGTCACGCGAGTGGCTGCCACCCGGACGCCGCCGTCGGTGCGCACGTCCGCCACGCCGGCGCCGCGCGTGTCCGGCGCGAGTACGTCGTACCGGTCGCGAAGCGCCTCGCGCTGCCAGCGCCAGGCCCACCGGCCGAGCCCGAGTCCCTGCAGGAAGACGACGACCCCCGCGGGATCGTCGGTCCGATCCGCCTCGTAGCGCAGGGTGACGCCGTCGCGGCTAGTGTGGGGCATGTCTCACGATTCGTCGCGCGGATCCATCAAGACACCGCCACGCGCCGCGTCGCGACGCCATCGCCGCGTGTTGCCACGCGCAGCGACGCCGGGACGGGCGTGAACGAGACGCACCGCCGTGGGTCGCCCGCATCCAGACACACTCACGACTCGTGAACGATTCAACCATCGTGTTTATCCATCGTCGCGCACATTCAACGCTAGCGATGGATCCGCGTTACGCACGGTATCCGTTCCTCGACGACGCACGGGAAGCCGTCGCCGCGGAGGCGGTGGACCTGGCGGCGGTCGTCGAGTCGGAGCCGGCAGTCGTCGAACGGGCCCGCTCGCGCGTCGAGCGAGCCCTGGAAGAGGGCGACGTCGGTGAGGGCGTCCCCGACGCCCGGGTCGAACTCCTCTCGTACCCGGTCGCGCGCGTCCTCGTCTCGCTCGTCGACGAGCGCGTCCTGGTCCGCCGGTACGCACGCGCGGAGGGCGCGACCGCCCACCAGCGCTTCACCGCGGATTTCGAGGACACGACGGAACTCAAGAGCGTCGAGTCGGCGGGCATCGACCGCAGCGACTTGCTCGCGGAGTTCGGCCTCGCGGGCTCAATCCGCGAGGCACCCCCGGCACTCGACGAGGGGAGCGCCGAGGGTGCCGGCGACGGGTTCGCCCCCGGCGCGGCGACGGCCGGACGGGCGACCGGCGAGCCGACGTACCTGCTGGAGGTGGGTGCGTACCTTCCACTCGCCGCCGACTGCTGGGGCGACGAGTGGCGACTGGTCAACCGCGAACTGGCGGATGGCGCGGTACCGGTGTCGGAGACCGAACTGCGCGCGCTGCTCCGCGAGGCGGTCACCGACCGGGTGGAAGCCGGCCTCCCGTTCGACGTGCCCGAGCCGATCGCGGAGGCGCTCGAAGACGAGGTGGTCCGGCTGCAAGAACTGGTGGCCGAACTCGAACTCGTCCG
Coding sequences within it:
- a CDS encoding CARDB domain-containing protein, which translates into the protein MTQHMIRRRGRSGRLLATSLALIVLLSAAGAGAIAAPALAQDDEPPALPAAYYGEVLIDGEPAPEGTLVTAYVGGEKRGSISVGADGQFGRPAIGEEKLEVPGDSEDASEPVTFRVNGQTVDAEPAVTWASSDLQEVTLSGSDIGERSYQVSIDDEESTTEIQPNDSATVAAVVENTGEVTTPTTVEFSLDGGDFDGDVVGKRTIEGLAPGETTTIPFAVRLDDEGEYEATVDLIDFGSATTTITVDEDAGSAPGPSLPPAPSDPSEPNLQVTAATLSDSTVAVGASVTAEGTIENLGEAEGTATVSLAIDGEAVASEEVTLKGGATTAVSFEHTFEEAGTYEVSVGGTTAGTVTVEEPSGDGEDGEDGTDDGEDGEDGTDGADGGDDDSIPGFGAIAALIATLALAGRRIVN
- a CDS encoding alpha/beta fold hydrolase gives rise to the protein MPHTSRDGVTLRYEADRTDDPAGVVVFLQGLGLGRWAWRWQREALRDRYDVLAPDTRGAGVADVRTDGGVRVAATRVTRSDDGLGPLVPRLPGRIRRPVLARRAAYSVAGLAADLEAVLADVGERSVHLVGQGLGAAVAIEHARAYRRAESLALVGAHAGGAAFDLPAEIRETILDPDGSTERLRVRNRLRPYFSQPFLARHPRLVDEVIDWQAMQGPSQAALEAGVVAWERFDATDWLDRVDVPTLVVHGDADRLVPVDAAWELADRLPNAECEVVDEAGHLVGVEADRVVNDRLRDFLSFR
- the priL gene encoding DNA primase regulatory subunit PriL translates to MDPRYARYPFLDDAREAVAAEAVDLAAVVESEPAVVERARSRVERALEEGDVGEGVPDARVELLSYPVARVLVSLVDERVLVRRYARAEGATAHQRFTADFEDTTELKSVESAGIDRSDLLAEFGLAGSIREAPPALDEGSAEGAGDGFAPGAATAGRATGEPTYLLEVGAYLPLAADCWGDEWRLVNRELADGAVPVSETELRALLREAVTDRVEAGLPFDVPEPIAEALEDEVVRLQELVAELELVREIDTVVPELFPPCMQALLDDIQKGEHLPHHSRFAITAFLTSIGMSTDEIVELYRVNSAFGEEMTRYQTDHIRGDTSPTEYSPPSCATMQSYGDCVNMDDLCERIPHPMAYYEQRLDDADEDDLEDWRETTAEAE